GGCGTGTCCTTCTACGGTAGACACAGGAAAATTAGGAATATCCTTATATGATAATTCGTAACTGTCAGTTATTTCGGAAGCTAATTGTCCGAGGCCTGTTCCCAGAATTATTGCCGTCTTTGGGCTTGTTGTCATTCTTTGCTTTAGCCAAGATGCTGTTTCTTGAATTTTTTCGTACATAGGATAATATTTTTTCATTAAACTTCTCTCCCTTATCAAGCATAAACTTGACTTTTATAGGAAGCGCATAAATATTTTTTCTAACATTTTCGTCCAATCCCTCCAAGCCTATAAGGCGGGCACGGTCTTTCTCCGTCGTAATGATAATCTTCGGTTCTGCCATTTGGGCAAAGGTGGAATTGATTAACGCCACATCGTTCTTCTTGAAAGAATGATGATCGGGGAATGCCAATATCTCCGGAGTTCTGTCGCCTGTATAAGGTTGTAGGTCTACTTCCAGTTGTTTTGGCAATGCAATACCCGTAAGAAGCAGTATATTTCTGTGCCTAATATCGTTTAGTACTATCTTTTCTTCCATTGCCTCTCCGTCGAATACAGGAATAAGGTCGCAGTATTCCAACGTAGTGAAGAACAGTTCCTGAAACGGAAACAGGTTCATCGACTTACTCAGCACCCGATATTCAATGGGAGTCAGCTCTTTCGGGCACTTCGTTACGATAACGATGTCTGCACGATTCTTGCCCGAGAGAGGTTCCCGCAACCGCCCTGCCGGCAATAGCTTGTCGTAGATAATCAACCGATGATAGTCCACAAGCAATATATTAATACCCGGCTTCACGTATCTGTGCTGAAAAGCATCGTCAAGCAGCACCACATCGGTATTCTTTGTTTCCTCATCCTGCGTCAGACGGTCGATACCTTCACACCGATTCTTATCCACGGCAACGTGTATATTGGGGAATTTATGCTTCATCTGAAATGGTTCATCGCCAATTTCCCGCATCGGAGTATCTTTTTCAGCCAGAACGTATCCCCTACTCTTACGCTTATAGCCACGTGAAAGCACGGCAACCTGCGTACAGTCCTTGAGCAGATTGATGAGATATTCCACGTGAGGAGTCTTTCCTGAACCACCCACGGTAATGTTTCCTACAGAAATAACAGGCACATCAAAGCTACGGCTTTTCAGAACTCCAAGCTCGAAAAGCTCATTTCGCACCCCTACTCCCAAGCCGTATAGCCAGCTTAGGGGTAAAAGTGATTTATTTATTTTGATGAAATCGCCTTCCATTATATTGTTTAAAGTGCCGAACAGCCTTATTTTCCATTC
The Prevotella sp. HUN102 genome window above contains:
- the lpxK gene encoding tetraacyldisaccharide 4'-kinase; amino-acid sequence: MEGDFIKINKSLLPLSWLYGLGVGVRNELFELGVLKSRSFDVPVISVGNITVGGSGKTPHVEYLINLLKDCTQVAVLSRGYKRKSRGYVLAEKDTPMREIGDEPFQMKHKFPNIHVAVDKNRCEGIDRLTQDEETKNTDVVLLDDAFQHRYVKPGINILLVDYHRLIIYDKLLPAGRLREPLSGKNRADIVIVTKCPKELTPIEYRVLSKSMNLFPFQELFFTTLEYCDLIPVFDGEAMEEKIVLNDIRHRNILLLTGIALPKQLEVDLQPYTGDRTPEILAFPDHHSFKKNDVALINSTFAQMAEPKIIITTEKDRARLIGLEGLDENVRKNIYALPIKVKFMLDKGEKFNEKILSYVRKNSRNSILAKAKNDNKPKDGNNSGNRPRTISFRNN